In Methanofollis sp., the DNA window AGGAGGCAGGTGACAGGTTCGGTCGCCGTCGCCCCCCCTGACCGCACCGCCCATGCGAAAACGATCGCCCATTCCCTCCTTGCCGTCACGGCCATCGACGTGATGACCCCGGACCTGGAGGCCGACCCCATCACCCTGGATATCTTCCTTGGCCTGGAGAATATCGGGTTCTCTCCCTCGGGCCAGGTCGCGGCGAAGGTGAAGGTCTACAACCTGCAGACAGGGATCACGGCGGCACGGGAGTCAGCGGTCCTCGAAACCCTCGCAGGGAAAATGCATCTACGGAAAGGAGCATCCGCCTCACTGTTCCAAATGGCTATGACTACGAGATCGAAGTCTTTGAAAACGGCGCCCTCGTCACGGGCGGTACCGGCCGTGTGACCCTGGCCCTCCCACAGGGCGACTCAAAAAGCGGGGAGACAGGAAAGGCGACAAAAACGCACACCATGGCCGTCACCGCCGCGTATGTCGTCCGGCGGGGGAGGCGCGAGGGATGAAGGGCGGGATCACCGCATGGAGGATGTACCTCTATGTCGTCACCTTCCTCTCCCTCCTGGTAATGGCCATCGGGGTGGTCGACGTCTGTTCGATCCTGCTGGAGGTTTTTGTCTACCCACAGCCGGCACCGTACCCGCGCCCTCCTATTATGCCGGCTTCCCCAGGGCGGTGGCGATGCTCCTCGTCGGTCTTGCAGTCTGGGTCTATCACTGGCAGGTGCTCAGGAGAGACGAAAAAAAGGGGCAGAGGAGGAGGGATCTTCCCACACCTGAACAATGCCGGGGCCTGTACCCGGATGGGGTTTTCACCGCTGGAACCACGCAAGAATACCCTTCTGTTCTGGTTTATGATAGAGGTGCACGCCTTCCTTGACAGTCCTGACATCTTCGATGGCAAAGATGTCCCGGGGATGGCAGGTTTTCAGTGTGTCAAGAAGGTCCTGGAGTACGGAGCGCGGGACGATGGTAAAGAGCACCGCTACACGTGAGCCACAACAGCCTGAACCGTCGACGCGGGTGACGCCGAAACCCTGTTCCCGCAGTTCGGTGACGACGGCATCGGCGTCGTCTCGCACGATGATCCGGACCATGACATTCCCCACCTTGATCCTCTGTTCGAGGTTCATCCCGACAACAGTGCCGATCGCATAGCCACCAATATAGGCAAGGATACAGGCGATGCTGGTAAGGTGGGTGAGGACAATCCCAGTCGAGAGGAGCCAGACCGTCATCTCACCGACACCGGTCGCCGCCGCGGGGTATGTCAGGCCTTTTCCGACATAGACCTGACGGAGGGTCTTGAGGACTGTCTCCGGGATCCGGGCAAAGAGGATCAGCAGGGGCAGGAGCACCCAGTCAAGGATCAGGCTATCCATAGTATTTCACCGTCCTAGATACACAACAGAACCAGGTTATTATCCAGTTCTATCCCTATAACACTGTTCTTTTGAGGCAGGAAACTAGACTCCTGAACCAGGGCAGGAAGAGAAAAACGGTCGCATCGTCTACCCGCACGCACTGCG includes these proteins:
- a CDS encoding DUF5698 domain-containing protein is translated as MDSLILDWVLLPLLILFARIPETVLKTLRQVYVGKGLTYPAAATGVGEMTVWLLSTGIVLTHLTSIACILAYIGGYAIGTVVGMNLEQRIKVGNVMVRIIVRDDADAVVTELREQGFGVTRVDGSGCCGSRVAVLFTIVPRSVLQDLLDTLKTCHPRDIFAIEDVRTVKEGVHLYHKPEQKGILAWFQR